A stretch of the Thermodesulfobacteriota bacterium genome encodes the following:
- a CDS encoding radical SAM protein → RLVRDFGVQFVSFQDDEFMAHKDRVLEFCAARNRRFPELRWSCTGRANLVDDETVAKMRASGCCSISYGFESGSPRMLKGMKKAITIEQMERAVTINRRHGLPIPVSFILGMPGEDEASCQETVDFCIRNNLHLGSLMFATPYPGTSLFQFALETGRIRQDNLHDFVMSLGDARTFLINLTDTFTDEALQAKYTWMQEEVRRHYRPLPPQEIEARIQALYGPLAEDFCRLSPEDKAHRAKHGAIDLF, encoded by the coding sequence ACGCCTGGTCCGGGACTTTGGTGTCCAGTTCGTCTCCTTCCAGGATGACGAGTTCATGGCGCACAAGGACCGGGTCCTGGAATTCTGCGCCGCCCGGAACCGCCGTTTCCCGGAGCTGCGCTGGTCGTGCACCGGCCGGGCCAATCTGGTGGACGACGAGACGGTGGCGAAGATGCGGGCCTCCGGCTGCTGCTCCATCTCCTACGGCTTCGAGTCCGGCTCGCCGAGGATGCTCAAAGGCATGAAGAAGGCGATCACCATCGAGCAGATGGAGCGGGCGGTGACCATCAACCGCCGCCACGGCCTGCCGATCCCGGTCTCCTTCATCCTGGGCATGCCCGGTGAGGACGAGGCCAGCTGCCAGGAGACGGTGGATTTTTGCATCCGCAACAACCTGCACCTGGGCTCCCTGATGTTCGCCACCCCGTACCCTGGCACCAGCCTCTTCCAGTTCGCCCTGGAGACCGGCCGCATCCGGCAAGACAACCTCCACGACTTCGTCATGTCCCTGGGCGACGCCCGGACCTTTCTCATCAACCTCACCGACACCTTCACGGACGAGGCCCTCCAGGCGAAGTACACCTGGATGCAGGAGGAGGTACGGCGCCACTACCGACCGCTGCCGCCCCAGGAGATCGAGGCCCGAATCCAGGCCCTCTACGGCCCCCTGGCCGAAGACTTCTGCCGCCTGTCCCCCGAGGACAAGGCCCACCGCGCCAAGCACGGCGCTATCGACCTCTTCTAG
- a CDS encoding cobalamin-dependent protein (Presence of a B(12) (cobalamin)-binding domain implies dependence on cobalamin itself, in one of its several forms, or in some unusual lineages, dependence on a cobalamin-like analog.), with product MDILLINPPIRVHDKPRHLPHGLAIIASVLRKKVPGIRLHFLDWNAYRWSEAEIRERIRATPCDLALVGGLIPVYGRLIWLAAVLKEAHPRALVVAGGSAAMSVPELLLAHSQVDLICTGEGELTASELVAALAADRQADLTGIPGLAYRGPDGGIVFTPPRPLIEDLDRDSDLPAYDLLPMEIYLANQIIGFGRDVDFISSRGCPFHCTFCYQPWGRRFRGHSVEFISQGLE from the coding sequence ATGGATATCCTTCTCATCAACCCGCCCATCCGGGTCCACGACAAGCCCCGGCATCTCCCCCACGGCCTGGCGATCATCGCCAGTGTGCTCCGGAAGAAGGTGCCGGGCATACGCCTCCATTTCCTGGACTGGAACGCATACCGCTGGAGCGAGGCCGAAATCCGGGAGCGGATCCGCGCCACCCCTTGCGACCTCGCGCTGGTGGGCGGCCTGATCCCGGTCTACGGCCGGTTGATCTGGCTGGCGGCGGTCCTCAAAGAGGCCCACCCCCGGGCCCTGGTGGTGGCCGGGGGATCGGCGGCCATGAGCGTGCCGGAGCTGCTCCTGGCCCATTCGCAGGTGGACCTCATCTGCACCGGCGAGGGGGAGCTCACGGCCAGCGAGCTGGTGGCCGCCCTGGCCGCGGACCGGCAGGCGGACCTGACCGGCATTCCTGGCCTGGCCTACCGCGGCCCGGACGGCGGCATCGTCTTCACCCCGCCCCGGCCCCTCATCGAGGATCTCGACCGGGACTCCGATCTGCCGGCCTACGATCTTCTGCCCATGGAGATCTATCTCGCCAACCAGATCATCGGCTTTGGCCGGGATGTGGACTTCATCTCCAGCCGGGGCTGCCCCTTCCACTGCACCTTCTGCTACCAGCCCTGGGGCCGCCGTTTCCGGGGCCACTCCGTGGAATTCATCAGCCAGGGGCTGGAAC
- a CDS encoding nucleotidyltransferase family protein translates to MTVRQPHWFRQLYVRPEQTIRDGLKVLNEKGHQFLFVVDDHERLTGVVSDGDFRRAIFNGESFDAPLGKIMTRSPMQVAPPVDNARVLALMKTKNIRYLPVVDAGGHIVDVRTWQDFLVTEAPKRPLRTEPVVIMAGGKGTRLDPFTRILPKPLIPFGDRPMIEWIMDNFAGFGFRNFWVTLNYKRQTIRNYFAGLTKPYAVGFVEEDSFLGTAGALTLMKDELTETFLVSNCDVVLEDNFAEIVDFHRANKNLLTVVAVPRHVRIPYGVLDIHQEALVGIREKPEFTYLVAGGVYVVEPEAIRDLPRGEHIEMPGLMERLLAVSPGRVGVYPTSGKWFDIGQWEEYQQALLKLSMGGLGVFAEDEEEGAA, encoded by the coding sequence ATGACCGTCCGCCAGCCGCACTGGTTCCGCCAGCTCTATGTCCGGCCCGAGCAGACCATCCGCGATGGTCTCAAGGTCCTGAACGAGAAGGGTCACCAGTTCCTGTTCGTGGTGGATGACCATGAGCGGCTCACCGGCGTTGTCTCGGACGGCGACTTCCGGCGGGCCATCTTCAACGGCGAGAGCTTCGACGCGCCCCTGGGGAAGATCATGACCCGCTCGCCCATGCAGGTGGCGCCGCCGGTGGACAACGCCCGCGTGCTCGCCCTGATGAAGACCAAGAACATCCGCTACCTGCCGGTGGTGGACGCCGGCGGCCACATTGTCGATGTCCGCACCTGGCAGGATTTTCTGGTCACCGAGGCGCCGAAGCGGCCGCTCCGGACCGAGCCGGTGGTGATCATGGCCGGCGGCAAGGGCACCCGGCTGGACCCCTTCACCCGCATCCTGCCCAAGCCCCTCATCCCCTTTGGCGACCGGCCGATGATCGAATGGATCATGGACAACTTCGCCGGCTTCGGGTTCCGCAACTTCTGGGTCACCCTGAACTACAAGCGCCAGACCATCCGCAACTACTTCGCCGGCCTCACCAAGCCCTACGCCGTAGGCTTCGTGGAGGAGGACAGCTTCCTGGGCACCGCCGGCGCCCTGACCCTCATGAAGGACGAGCTGACCGAGACCTTCCTGGTGTCGAACTGCGACGTGGTCCTGGAGGACAACTTCGCCGAGATCGTCGACTTCCACCGGGCCAACAAGAACCTCCTCACCGTGGTGGCGGTGCCCCGCCATGTGCGCATCCCCTACGGCGTGCTGGACATCCACCAGGAGGCCCTGGTGGGCATCCGGGAAAAGCCGGAGTTCACCTATCTGGTGGCCGGCGGCGTCTACGTGGTGGAGCCGGAGGCGATCCGGGACCTGCCCCGGGGCGAGCATATCGAGATGCCGGGCCTCATGGAGCGGCTGCTCGCCGTCTCGCCGGGCCGGGTCGGCGTCTACCCCACCAGCGGCAAGTGGTTCGACATCGGCCAGTGGGAAGAGTACCAGCAGGCGCTCCTCAAGCTGTCCATGGGTGGCCTCGGGGTGTTCGCCGAGGACGAGGAGGAGGGGGCGGCCTGA
- the neuC gene encoding UDP-N-acetylglucosamine 2-epimerase produces the protein MTRTSLDCLLQRICVFTGSRAEYGIVKPLLERIREEPDLDLAIIASGSHLAPEHGRTVEQILADGFAVAEELEILLASDTPAGTCKAAGLAMIGLGEAFRRLAPDILVLVGDRYETLAAAFAATVCRLPIAHLHGGEASFGAMDEAFRHAITKMAHLHFTSTEAYRQRVIQLGEDPAQVFFVGALALEGLSKTRLLDRAGVEQALGLSLGERAVLVTFHPATADPEPAADQIDALVAVLAARDDLTVVCTRANADPAGRLVNARLEELAARAPGRVALFSALGSPLYWSTMAQVAAVVGNSSSGIIEAPSLHVPTLNIGDRQAGRVRAESVIDCAATAGAISAGLERVLSVEMQGLARQTANPYEKDNTAAAILAVLRSTAPAGLGRKVFHDLPGSGAASLAGDPRRSSR, from the coding sequence ATGACAAGGACGAGCTTGGACTGCCTCCTCCAGAGGATCTGCGTCTTCACGGGCAGCCGGGCCGAGTACGGTATCGTCAAGCCCCTTCTGGAACGGATCCGGGAGGAGCCGGATCTCGACCTCGCCATCATCGCCTCCGGCAGCCATCTGGCGCCGGAGCACGGCCGCACCGTTGAACAGATCCTGGCGGACGGCTTTGCCGTCGCCGAGGAGCTGGAGATCCTGCTGGCCTCGGACACGCCCGCCGGCACCTGCAAGGCGGCGGGCCTGGCCATGATCGGGCTGGGGGAAGCGTTTCGCCGCCTGGCGCCGGACATCCTCGTCCTGGTGGGGGATCGCTACGAAACCCTGGCCGCCGCCTTTGCCGCCACGGTCTGCCGGCTGCCCATCGCCCATCTCCACGGCGGCGAGGCCTCCTTCGGCGCCATGGACGAGGCCTTCCGCCACGCCATCACCAAGATGGCTCACCTCCATTTCACGAGCACCGAGGCCTACCGGCAACGGGTGATCCAGCTGGGCGAGGATCCGGCGCAGGTCTTCTTTGTGGGCGCCCTGGCCCTGGAGGGGCTCAGCAAGACCCGGCTTTTGGACCGGGCCGGGGTGGAACAGGCCCTGGGCCTCTCCCTGGGAGAGCGGGCGGTGCTGGTCACCTTCCACCCGGCCACCGCCGATCCTGAGCCGGCGGCAGACCAGATCGACGCCCTGGTCGCGGTGCTGGCGGCCCGGGACGACCTGACCGTGGTCTGCACCCGGGCCAACGCCGACCCGGCCGGCCGGCTGGTGAATGCCCGGCTGGAGGAGTTGGCAGCCCGGGCCCCGGGCCGGGTGGCCCTGTTCTCCGCCCTGGGCTCGCCGCTCTACTGGAGCACCATGGCCCAGGTGGCCGCGGTGGTGGGCAACTCCTCGTCCGGCATCATCGAGGCGCCGAGCCTGCACGTACCGACCCTCAACATCGGCGACCGCCAGGCCGGCCGCGTCCGGGCCGAAAGCGTCATCGACTGCGCCGCCACCGCCGGGGCCATCAGCGCCGGCCTGGAGCGGGTGCTCTCCGTCGAGATGCAAGGGCTCGCCCGCCAGACAGCCAACCCCTACGAGAAGGACAACACCGCCGCCGCCATCCTGGCCGTCCTCCGGTCGACGGCTCCTGCCGGCCTCGGCAGGAAGGTGTTCCACGACCTGCCGGGGAGCGGTGCCGCCTCGCTGGCAGGCGATCCGCGCCGATCCTCCCGCTGA
- the neuB gene encoding N-acetylneuraminate synthase, producing MSRTFIIAEAGVNHNGDQELAKRLVVAAAQAGADAVKFQSFRASLLVTGRAAKAGYQQVTTGAGETQQAMLARLELPAAAQVELAALCQDQGIVFLSSAFDLASLRLLADLGVTIFKIPSGEITNLPYLRAAGALGRRMLLSTGMADLGEIEDAIEILTAAGTDRAAITLLHCHTEYPTAMADANLRAMVTMAAAFGLPVGYSDHTQGLECAVAAVALGARVLEKHFTLDRGLPGPDHRASVEPAEFASLVAAIRNVEVALGDGRKRPTEAELRNLPLVRKSIVASRAIRAGEILSPDNLTCKRPGTGLSPMRWDEVIGRPARREFAADEPIEL from the coding sequence ATGTCCCGCACCTTCATCATCGCCGAGGCTGGGGTCAACCACAACGGTGACCAGGAGCTGGCCAAGCGCCTGGTGGTAGCGGCGGCTCAGGCCGGTGCCGATGCGGTGAAGTTCCAGAGCTTCCGGGCCTCCCTGCTGGTAACCGGCCGGGCCGCCAAGGCCGGCTACCAGCAGGTCACCACCGGTGCCGGGGAGACCCAGCAGGCCATGCTGGCCCGCCTGGAGCTGCCCGCCGCTGCCCAGGTCGAGCTGGCGGCCCTGTGCCAAGACCAGGGGATCGTCTTTCTCTCCTCGGCCTTCGACTTGGCCTCCCTCCGGCTCCTGGCGGATCTCGGGGTGACGATCTTCAAGATCCCCTCCGGCGAGATCACCAACCTCCCCTACCTGCGGGCCGCCGGCGCCCTGGGTCGCCGGATGCTGCTCTCCACCGGCATGGCCGATCTGGGCGAGATCGAGGATGCCATCGAGATCCTCACTGCCGCCGGCACCGACCGGGCGGCCATCACCCTCCTCCACTGCCACACCGAGTACCCCACCGCCATGGCCGACGCCAACCTCCGAGCCATGGTCACCATGGCGGCGGCCTTCGGCCTGCCGGTCGGCTATTCGGACCACACCCAGGGCCTGGAATGTGCGGTGGCCGCGGTGGCCCTGGGCGCCCGGGTGCTCGAGAAGCACTTCACCCTGGACCGGGGCCTGCCGGGGCCAGACCACCGGGCCTCGGTGGAGCCGGCGGAATTCGCGTCCCTGGTCGCCGCGATCCGCAACGTCGAGGTGGCCCTGGGGGATGGCCGCAAGCGCCCGACGGAGGCCGAGCTGCGCAACCTGCCCCTGGTGCGCAAGTCCATCGTCGCCAGCCGCGCCATCCGCGCCGGCGAGATCCTCAGCCCCGACAACCTGACCTGCAAACGGCCAGGAACCGGCCTCTCCCCCATGCGCTGGGACGAGGTGATCGGGCGGCCGGCCCGCCGGGAGTTCGCGGCGGACGAGCCCATCGAGCTGTAG
- the pgsA gene encoding CDP-diacylglycerol--glycerol-3-phosphate 3-phosphatidyltransferase, translated as MSSVVTLPNLLTGYRFAVIGPLLFFLTPGAPAWLDFISFVLFLSAALTDLADGYLARKHATETVLGKLLDPLADKLVVAAALILLIPMGRVPAWLSFLILAREIFITGLRSIAAAKGVVIAASELGKLKAVCQYTGLCVLIFPAELLPLPFLHPLGRAILLVALGLTLWSGLDYFLRFRRVLLAA; from the coding sequence GTGTCATCGGTTGTCACCCTGCCCAACCTCCTCACCGGGTACCGTTTCGCCGTCATCGGTCCCCTGCTCTTCTTCCTGACCCCCGGCGCGCCGGCCTGGCTGGACTTCATCTCCTTCGTCCTCTTCCTGTCCGCGGCCCTCACCGACTTGGCGGACGGGTACCTCGCCCGCAAGCACGCCACCGAGACGGTGCTGGGCAAGCTCCTCGACCCTCTGGCCGACAAGCTGGTGGTGGCCGCGGCCCTCATCCTCCTCATTCCCATGGGCCGGGTGCCGGCCTGGCTCTCCTTCCTGATCCTGGCCCGGGAGATCTTCATCACCGGCCTGCGGAGCATCGCCGCCGCCAAGGGGGTGGTGATCGCGGCCAGCGAGCTGGGCAAGCTCAAAGCCGTCTGCCAGTACACCGGCCTGTGCGTCCTGATCTTCCCTGCCGAGCTGCTGCCGCTCCCCTTTCTCCATCCCTTGGGGCGGGCCATCCTCCTGGTCGCCCTTGGCCTCACCCTCTGGTCGGGCCTGGACTATTTCCTCCGCTTCCGCCGGGTGCTCCTGGCCGCCTAA
- a CDS encoding lytic transglycosylase domain-containing protein: MRHLPGWLAPMLVVGWLLAAAPGAATIFSYVDADGVVHFTNVPGDPRYRPVPGSNVFAPPRRLPPQRLPAERLLAPAATDPSHFDPLILQASRYLSVDPLLVKAVIKTESDFNPRAISDRGAMGLMQLMPGTARDLAVRNPFDPWENIVGGTRYLREQLDRFGLDLRLALAAYNAGPNLVAQLGRVPAIDETETYIQRVLAAYRQYQQGAGRLSFRAPGR; encoded by the coding sequence ATGCGGCACCTGCCTGGCTGGCTGGCTCCCATGCTCGTCGTTGGCTGGCTCCTGGCCGCCGCGCCAGGTGCGGCCACCATCTTCTCCTACGTGGACGCCGATGGCGTCGTCCATTTCACCAACGTGCCCGGCGACCCCCGCTACCGCCCGGTCCCGGGCAGCAACGTCTTCGCCCCGCCCCGCCGGCTGCCGCCCCAGCGCCTGCCGGCGGAACGGCTGCTGGCGCCGGCGGCCACCGATCCCAGCCACTTCGATCCCCTGATCCTGCAGGCCAGTCGCTACCTGTCGGTGGATCCCCTTCTGGTCAAGGCGGTGATCAAGACCGAGTCGGACTTCAACCCCCGGGCCATCTCCGACAGGGGCGCCATGGGCCTCATGCAGCTCATGCCCGGCACGGCCCGGGATCTGGCGGTGCGCAATCCTTTCGACCCCTGGGAGAACATCGTCGGCGGCACCCGCTACCTGCGGGAGCAGCTGGACCGTTTCGGCCTGGACCTGCGTCTGGCCCTGGCCGCCTACAACGCCGGGCCCAATCTGGTGGCGCAGCTGGGGCGGGTGCCGGCCATCGACGAGACCGAGACGTACATCCAGCGGGTGCTGGCGGCCTACCGCCAGTATCAGCAGGGCGCCGGCCGGCTGTCGTTCAGAGCCCCTGGCCGCTGA
- the fsa gene encoding fructose-6-phosphate aldolase has protein sequence MKFFIDTANTTEIREAVALGMVDGVTTNPSLVAKEKRSFTEILTEICSLVEGPVSAEVISLEAAGMVAEARKLAGIAPNIVVKVPMTMEGLKATRMLAAEGIRTNVTLVFSSSQALLAAKAGATFVSPFVGRLDDISESGMGLVEEIMAIYENYGFATEVIVASVRHPRHVVEAAVLGAHIATIPFKVIQQLANHPLTDLGIERFLNDWKKGQA, from the coding sequence ATGAAGTTCTTCATCGATACCGCCAACACCACCGAGATCCGGGAGGCCGTGGCCCTGGGCATGGTGGATGGGGTCACCACCAATCCCAGCCTGGTGGCCAAGGAAAAGCGCTCTTTTACCGAGATCCTCACCGAGATCTGCAGCCTGGTAGAGGGGCCGGTGAGCGCCGAGGTGATCAGCCTGGAGGCCGCGGGCATGGTGGCCGAGGCCCGGAAGCTGGCCGGCATCGCGCCCAACATCGTGGTCAAGGTGCCCATGACCATGGAGGGCCTGAAGGCCACCCGGATGCTGGCCGCCGAAGGGATCAGGACCAATGTCACCCTGGTCTTCTCCTCGTCCCAGGCCCTGCTGGCCGCCAAGGCCGGGGCGACCTTCGTCAGCCCCTTCGTGGGCCGCCTGGACGACATCTCCGAGTCGGGCATGGGCCTTGTCGAGGAGATCATGGCCATCTACGAAAACTACGGCTTTGCCACCGAGGTGATCGTGGCCTCGGTGCGCCATCCCCGGCATGTGGTCGAGGCGGCGGTGCTGGGCGCCCATATCGCCACCATCCCTTTCAAGGTCATCCAGCAGCTGGCCAACCACCCCCTGACCGATCTGGGCATCGAGCGTTTCTTGAACGACTGGAAAAAGGGCCAGGCCTGA
- a CDS encoding TRASH domain protein: MIRFLILAVLAYILYRLLFGGAKAARRQADPGRAGGSLPAQDVLVEDPVCHTYVPLGQAVSLKTGGRTEHFCSEACRAQFVAQQARKH, translated from the coding sequence GTGATCCGTTTTCTCATTCTGGCAGTCCTGGCGTATATCCTCTACCGGCTGCTTTTCGGTGGCGCGAAGGCGGCGCGCCGGCAGGCGGACCCGGGACGAGCGGGCGGCTCCCTGCCTGCCCAGGATGTGCTGGTGGAGGATCCGGTCTGCCACACCTATGTGCCCCTGGGGCAGGCCGTAAGCCTCAAGACCGGGGGCCGCACCGAGCATTTCTGCAGCGAGGCCTGCCGGGCGCAATTCGTGGCCCAGCAGGCCCGGAAGCATTGA
- the folK gene encoding 2-amino-4-hydroxy-6-hydroxymethyldihydropteridine diphosphokinase, producing MTVSFQPTTSWSPALIGLGSNLGDGRAQLAAAWARLAAAEGIRPGAISRPYATAPVGVETSRPFTNAVGMVHTVLEPETLLGVLLAIETAMGRDRRQGPDRPVDLDLLTHGERRITSPSLILPHPRLCERAFVLVPLVELVPDGRHPVLSHTWAELLAALGPGGSHGVEPRSWRPGEIKL from the coding sequence ATGACCGTCTCCTTCCAGCCCACCACCTCCTGGTCGCCAGCCCTCATCGGCCTGGGCAGCAACCTCGGTGACGGCCGCGCCCAGCTGGCTGCGGCCTGGGCGCGGCTGGCGGCGGCAGAGGGGATCCGGCCGGGGGCCATCTCCCGGCCCTACGCCACCGCGCCGGTGGGAGTCGAGACCTCCCGTCCCTTTACAAATGCCGTGGGTATGGTACATACCGTCCTGGAGCCGGAGACCCTGCTGGGGGTGCTCCTGGCCATCGAGACGGCCATGGGCCGGGATCGACGCCAGGGGCCGGACCGGCCGGTGGATCTTGATCTTCTCACCCACGGGGAGCGCCGTATCACCAGCCCGTCCCTGATCCTGCCCCATCCGCGGCTCTGCGAGCGGGCCTTTGTGCTGGTGCCCCTGGTCGAGCTGGTGCCGGACGGCCGTCATCCGGTCCTGAGCCACACCTGGGCGGAGCTTCTGGCCGCGCTGGGACCCGGCGGCAGCCACGGCGTCGAGCCAAGGTCCTGGCGGCCCGGGGAGATCAAGCTGTGA
- a CDS encoding DUF4143 domain-containing protein: MVSQTPYSRLLQPPGQSFFLFGMRGVGKSTWARQVFPHAPCLDLLDEGLYQSYLRDPRLFARELLRMPVGQTVVVDEVQRLPALLNEVHRFIESRGLRFVLLGSSARKLKQAGTNLLAGRALRRVMLPLLPEELGADFDLAEVLRFGSLPVIRRSSARLESLEAYVQLYLKEEIQAEALVRNLPGFARFLPVAALFHGQLLSVAGLARDAGVARTTVSAYLEILADTYLAWLLPAYESKLRVKERKHPKLYWVDPGVVRAVKQELHPPGEAERGALLEGWIGVLLRAYGEPGSGLGLRHDGLFYWAPAQGGTEVDFLIQRGKELTAVEVKAKDRLTSSDFKGLKAIVDLKGLGRRLIVFLGERPFRTEDGIEAMPIPSFLAELEGKTL, from the coding sequence ATGGTTTCCCAGACCCCGTATTCCCGACTCCTGCAGCCACCCGGACAGAGCTTCTTTCTCTTCGGCATGCGGGGCGTCGGCAAGAGCACCTGGGCCCGGCAGGTGTTCCCCCATGCCCCCTGTCTCGATCTCCTGGACGAGGGCCTGTACCAGAGCTACCTGCGCGACCCCCGGCTCTTTGCCCGGGAGCTGCTGCGGATGCCGGTGGGCCAAACGGTGGTGGTGGACGAGGTCCAGAGGCTGCCCGCCCTCTTGAACGAGGTGCACCGATTCATTGAGAGCCGTGGTCTGCGCTTTGTCCTCTTGGGGTCCAGCGCCCGCAAGCTCAAGCAGGCGGGCACCAACCTGTTGGCGGGGCGAGCACTCCGGCGGGTCATGCTGCCGTTGCTGCCAGAAGAGCTGGGGGCCGATTTCGATCTCGCCGAGGTGCTGCGCTTCGGCAGCCTGCCGGTCATCCGGCGATCCTCCGCCAGGCTGGAGAGCCTCGAGGCCTACGTGCAGCTGTATCTGAAGGAGGAGATCCAGGCCGAGGCACTGGTGCGGAATCTGCCGGGGTTCGCGCGGTTTCTGCCGGTCGCGGCCCTGTTTCACGGGCAGTTGCTGAGTGTTGCCGGCTTGGCCCGGGACGCGGGGGTGGCGCGGACCACCGTTTCCGCCTACCTGGAAATCCTGGCTGACACCTACCTGGCCTGGCTCTTGCCGGCCTACGAGAGCAAGCTGCGGGTCAAGGAGCGCAAGCACCCCAAGCTCTACTGGGTGGACCCAGGCGTGGTGCGGGCCGTGAAGCAGGAGCTGCATCCGCCAGGTGAAGCCGAACGCGGCGCCTTGCTGGAAGGCTGGATCGGGGTCCTGTTGCGGGCCTATGGCGAGCCCGGCAGCGGTCTGGGGCTGCGGCACGACGGGCTGTTCTATTGGGCGCCCGCCCAGGGCGGCACGGAAGTGGACTTCCTGATCCAGCGTGGCAAGGAGCTGACGGCGGTGGAGGTCAAGGCCAAGGACCGCTTGACTTCCTCTGACTTCAAGGGACTGAAAGCCATTGTCGACCTGAAGGGCCTCGGCCGCCGCCTGATCGTCTTCCTGGGCGAACGGCCGTTCCGCACCGAGGACGGCATCGAGGCGATGCCGATTCCGAGCTTTCTGGCCGAGCTGGAGGGAAAGACCCTTTGA
- a CDS encoding nucleotidyltransferase domain-containing protein, with the protein MDSQAVTADRLQPVLARYPELVFGLLFGSAARGEAEARSDIDLAFFVREPKAFPFARKLALHADCCRALARRELDLVILNQSRNLLLAEQIVREGRTILNRDQEALDDYAVRVVHSIAGQA; encoded by the coding sequence ATGGATTCGCAGGCAGTCACGGCTGATCGACTGCAGCCGGTGCTGGCGCGCTATCCCGAGCTGGTCTTCGGCCTGCTGTTCGGCTCGGCGGCGCGGGGCGAGGCCGAAGCGCGCAGCGACATCGATCTGGCGTTCTTCGTGCGTGAGCCGAAGGCCTTCCCCTTTGCCCGCAAGCTGGCCCTGCACGCCGACTGTTGCCGTGCCCTGGCCAGACGGGAGCTTGATCTGGTCATCCTCAACCAGAGCCGCAACCTGCTGCTGGCGGAGCAGATTGTGCGGGAAGGCCGGACCATCCTGAACCGGGATCAGGAGGCGCTGGACGACTACGCTGTGCGGGTGGTCCACTCTATCGCTGGACAAGCTTGA
- a CDS encoding LL-diaminopimelate aminotransferase, which yields MLTIEKADRLKILPPYLFAELDRKKEEVRARGLDIIDLGVGDPDQPTPPHIVARLQAAAADGRYHRYPSYSGMNVFREAVSRWYQRCLGVQLDPRHEVVTLIGSKEGIAHLPLAFINPGDVVLVPSPAYPVYKIATLFAGGVPYEMPLVKANGFLPDLDAIPADVLAKAKMIFLNYPNNPTAATADAAFFARVVAFAQEHRLIVCHDYAYSEMVFDGYQAPSFLATPGALEVGIEFHSLSKTYNMTGWRLGFACGNAQVIGGLGQIKSNIDSGAFDAIQMAGIEALEGDQGCVAAMRALYTERRDVLVAGLRGLGLAVNPPKATFYVWIEVPAGHTSASFAGHLLERCGIVSTPGNGFGAPGEGYIRMALTVGKERLAEAVARMEKVGF from the coding sequence ATGCTCACCATCGAGAAAGCCGACCGTCTGAAGATCCTCCCGCCCTATCTTTTCGCCGAGCTGGACCGCAAGAAGGAAGAGGTGCGGGCCCGGGGCTTGGACATCATCGATCTGGGGGTGGGAGACCCCGACCAGCCGACCCCGCCCCATATCGTGGCCCGGCTGCAGGCGGCGGCGGCTGACGGCCGCTATCACCGCTATCCCAGCTACTCGGGCATGAACGTCTTCCGGGAGGCGGTGAGTCGCTGGTACCAGCGGTGCCTGGGCGTCCAGCTCGATCCCCGGCACGAGGTTGTCACCCTCATCGGCTCCAAGGAGGGCATCGCCCACCTGCCGCTGGCCTTCATCAACCCGGGGGATGTGGTGCTGGTGCCCAGCCCCGCCTATCCGGTCTACAAGATTGCCACCCTGTTCGCGGGCGGCGTGCCGTACGAGATGCCGCTCGTCAAGGCCAACGGCTTTCTGCCGGATCTCGATGCCATCCCGGCGGATGTGTTGGCCAAGGCGAAGATGATCTTCCTCAACTACCCCAACAACCCCACCGCCGCCACGGCGGATGCGGCCTTCTTTGCCCGGGTGGTGGCCTTCGCGCAAGAGCACCGGCTCATCGTCTGCCACGACTATGCCTACTCGGAGATGGTCTTCGACGGCTACCAGGCGCCGAGCTTCCTGGCCACCCCGGGTGCCCTGGAGGTAGGCATCGAATTCCACTCCCTGTCCAAGACCTACAACATGACCGGCTGGCGGCTGGGCTTTGCCTGCGGCAACGCCCAGGTCATTGGCGGCTTGGGCCAGATCAAGAGCAACATCGACTCCGGCGCTTTTGACGCCATCCAGATGGCGGGCATCGAGGCCCTGGAAGGGGACCAGGGGTGCGTGGCGGCCATGCGCGCCCTGTACACCGAGCGCCGGGACGTGCTGGTGGCAGGTCTTCGCGGCCTGGGGCTGGCCGTCAACCCGCCCAAGGCCACCTTCTACGTCTGGATCGAAGTGCCGGCCGGCCACACCTCCGCCTCCTTCGCCGGCCATCTGCTGGAACGATGCGGCATCGTCTCCACGCCGGGCAACGGCTTCGGCGCCCCGGGGGAAGGCTACATCCGCATGGCCCTCACCGTGGGCAAGGAACGGCTCGCCGAGGCGGTGGCCAGGATGGAGAAGGTGGGATTCTGA